From a single Actinomycetota bacterium genomic region:
- a CDS encoding 3-hydroxybutyryl-CoA dehydrogenase (converts (S)-3-hydroxybutanoyl-CoA to 3-acetoacetyl-CoA): protein MIKKIMAVGAGQMGSGIAQVCAQSGYDVLLYDIDEKFTKGAIQKIDAFLSKGVAKSKLTEEEKNKALSK, encoded by the coding sequence ATGATAAAGAAGATAATGGCAGTTGGTGCTGGTCAGATGGGATCTGGGATAGCTCAAGTCTGTGCTCAGTCCGGTTATGATGTTTTACTTTATGATATTGATGAGAAATTCACAAAAGGGGCAATTCAAAAAATAGATGCTTTCTTATCTAAAGGAGTTGCAAAAAGCAAATTAACTGAAGAAGAGAAAAATAAAGCACTTAGCAAAAT